Below is a genomic region from Triticum dicoccoides isolate Atlit2015 ecotype Zavitan chromosome 5A, WEW_v2.0, whole genome shotgun sequence.
TTAGACAAGGGTGGCGGGTTAATTGGGTATAGCTAGGAAGGATCGCGCCGAGAGAATCTGCGGCACATCAGGATTGGGATGCCCTTTTTGGCTGCGGAAAAGGAGTAAATATTCTGAATCCTGGCTGAGCTGATGTAGAGACCGCCTAGATTCCAATCCTGCAAGTTGGTGCTTGGAATCTGAGAGGTTCCATTGGTAGATTTGGGATCCAGTTTGATGTAGACTGCACGCGGTGGCTGCATGCACGTTCGCGGTAGTAATCTCCGTGCATGCTGCGAGGTTGCTAGGTCACAGCAGAAGAGCTGACGAAGAGAATTCAACACGTACGTGAAGCAGCGAACTTTATGTTGTTAGAACCCTAGCACAAGTAACAAGTTGTACTTCAGAAGGGAGGTCCAGAAATAAGAATTTGACGGGGGAATCCCAAAACCGCGCTTTATGCGGATTATATTCCACGGAGATTGATCTACTTTCTACTGTAGTAGGGGCAAGATGCCCGGTTTAATTCTTTGGTCCACAGCGAGCACCAGACGGACCGGAGCGCCTCCACATGAGCTAGCTCCTCCCGTGAAGATGATGGCGGCGAAATCTTTGCATGGTAGCGCGTTGAAAAATCTCGCAATTTCATGACCCCCGTGGCCAACCGAGGAACATGGACAGAGTCATGGGACCATGAATAAAATGCATCACAACGTCATCGTGGCATATGGTCAAATTCTTTCTCCAAACATACCGGAGTCGTGGGTGGGGAGATCCAACTTTTTGGTCTTAGAGGCCGGAACAGATTCTAGCTACCAATTGGCAGCTACACATTGGATGGTTGGGATTATGCCAGGATGCAAGGTGCATCAACAGCTATCGCTACGAAGAACCTTGGGCTGCAAAAATGCCATACTagtgtattttattttattttatatttatgAAAGCACTGCCCTAAAGCTCATTATTCGTTAGGGGGCACCTTATCTTATATTGCAATAATCAATTAGATGGTCAGGGATTAGATCATGCGTAActgaaagttcatcaaatttaacaGCCAAACACTCAAAAAAATGGGCTAAAGAATTAGCACCTGCTCCAGCAGTACTAGCTTAAACCCCTGGAAAGAGTGGAGCATCGATCTCATCTCCTTTATGATATGAACTCCTCCAGATTTGTCATCTTTCGTATCCCATAGTTGCTGCACCATCTGGCATCAGTCTCAACAGTATTAAACTGAAAAGTGAAAACCACGCTCCACCGCAAGCATGATTGCATCTCTGCAACGAAGAAGCACATGAGAAGCATGCAATTTTTTTAACGGAAAGGAGGTTAAGGCCctatttggttcataagtcctaggactttttttagtcccaacttataagtcttaagttcctaaaaagtccctacctgtttggttcctgaGACTTAATATGGACtaaaagaccatattacaactataagtccctccttgagagtcttatttcataagtcacaaatgcccactttaagtccatCCTGTTTGGTTTACATGgaacttatagggacttttttaagtgcCTAAACCAATAAGTCTcaggaaacaaacaccctctaaaacCCCCGGACTCTGCATCAATAGATGCACACACTCATCTTTATTAAATTATTTAATTAAGGTCTGACAAGAACATACACCAAACAATCTGAAGCCATCACTGAAATCTACAAACTCGATGATGGGGAATGCCATCACTCCCCATCATATAGAACCGGGCTTACCGCCGATCCACCCACATGACGTACCAGGAGAATAGACCCGGTACAGCAAACCCAAAGCGTACTCCACATGCAGATGCTTCAGAAGCCGCCACCACCATCGATCCACTAACCCATCTCCAGGAAAGAGATCCACATTATACCTgtgaggccggccggccatcaACACCGCCACAGCGCCGAACACGCTGAcaccctgcgctcgtccatccagtCACATCTGTCGCCAAGACTGAGCTTCACCGTGCTGCCAAGAACCGTCGTCGTCGACGTGGTAGATGCCACACCGCTCCACCTGCCAACCTCCACACCACCGTCGTTGCTTGAGCCCTTGTCCGGAGCCCACCGCCCACACCCACACTCTCCCTAAAACCCAAACCTCCCAAGATGGCACCCACATGGAGGCTACAACGCATTGCACCACCGCTGCCCAATCCAAGGCTGAAAACAGAGATGAAGTTCGGTTTGGATGATACTTAAACATGTTTGTGGCTTTACATTGGTTTCTTTGGCTATGTAGAACTAATATGGTCATTAATAATACATGAACGTATGAGCTCCTAAATTTGCCGCCGATGAGGAAGGAAGCTACCACGATCTAGAGCACACTTGTTCACCACGTTGTCATTGATGTCGAAGCCACAACACCAGCCTACCAAAATTCTAACGACTAAGGCCTAAACCTACAGAACCTCGAACTATGCTTTCGccttgctttataaataaagcaaccacaAAGTTTAAGAGCAACACATGAAATAAAGTTGTCTACTTGGGCATCAGCACAAACACACCCAAAAAAGCATAAATGAAATAAGAAAAAAGATCACCAAGTGGCCGGCCTGAGCCTACAGAAAACACGACTTGAACGCGGGGCTCCATCGACCCACCTACTCATTGATATCCGTGAGGCCATCATGAGGAGAGGACTCGCTAGAGAATGGCGGCAAAAAGGAGAACCCCCTCGGGAATCGCCTTGGTTTGTTTCCTCGGATTCAGTCTGTTTAGCAAGGCTTGGAGGGGCATCGATAAGTAAGTAACTCCAGTTTGATAAAGATCAATGCCATATTTAAGGTTCATGGACCGATTAAAATCATGGGCTAAAGGATTAACCGACAGAGAAGATTGCAGCGAAATTTAGGCCTGCATGCACAATTCTCCTGCAAAATCGCAGCTATCTCCCGCCATTTTGGGAGGCAAGCAAATAGTAGGGTAGTTTCTAAATGGCGATAGTAGCGCAATAGCATTGATTTTGCAAGCGATTTAATTGGCACCTTAATATTCCAAACATGTTTTCTATGGAACACCAGTCATCGTATTGAACACACTATTAGTATTCAATCATCATTTGAAAAAAATCTGGTGTTTGTGATAAGTTGATCAACATCAACCTACACACTAAATGTAATCACGTTACCCATTTTCCTCCAGTCAAAGCCCGCCTAATTGAATTGGATGTTCATAGGTGTAGATCCCATAATCGAGTGCACAATCTCATTTTTTTCTACGTACCACATTATTTAACAATGGGTATTGTAGAGCAAGCAAGTTGTCCCCAACCAAGTGTCTTTGCAAAAACTCGTAGAATGGCCATTGCCAACCTCAAGAGAATCTCTCTTGAATAAAGAGAACTTGGCCTTCATCAAGCCTTCCAAAAGGGGAGTCCATTGATTTTGCTTccacctgacatagagttttggaaTATAGATACTTATTATGAATAAGCTCTTGCCGTACACCCTCCTCATTAAGCAACTTGTATAGCCATTTACTAAGCAAGCGCTTATTTTTTATCTTTAAGTTTTCAATACCCAAACCACCTTGATTCTTTGGCCAACAAAAGATATCCCACTTAACTATCATGTACTTCTATTTGTGCTCATCGCACTGCCAGAAGAACCTAGATCAATAAAAATCAAGCCTTTAAAGACCCCTTTGGGCATTTCAAAAAAGGACAACATAAACATGGGTAGACTTGTGAGGATAGTGTTGATAAGAGTCAATCGTGCCCCATATGACATGAGTTCCCGCTTCTAACTGTTGAGCTTCTTTTCAAAGCGTTCGATTATTTCCCATTCTTTGTTTCCGAGCTTACGCGCGCGCNNNNNNNNNNNNNNNNNNNNNNNNNNNNNNNNNNNNNNNNNNNNNNNNNNNNNNNNNNNNNNNNNNNNNNNNNNNNNNNNNNNNNNNNNNNNNNNNNNNNNNNNNNNNNNNNNNNNNNNNNNNNNNNNNNNNNNNNNNNNNNNNNNNNNNNNNNNNNNNNNNNNNNNNNNNNNNNNNNNNNNNNNNNNNNNNNNNNNNNNNNNNNNNNNNNNNNNNNNNNNNNNNNNNNNNNNNNNNNNNNNNNNNNNNNNNNNNNNNNNNNNNNNNNNNNNNNNNNNNNNNNNNNNNNNNNNNNNNNNNNNNNNNNNNNNNNNNNNNNNNNNNNNNNNNNNNNNNNNNNNNNNNNNNNNNNNNNNNNNNNNNNNNNNNNNNNNNNNNNNNNNNNNNNNNNNNNNNNNNNNNNNNNNNNNNNNNNNNNNNNNNNNNNNNNNNNNNNNNNNNNNNNNNNNNNNNNNNNNNNNNNNNNNNNNNNNNNNNNNNNNNNNNNNNNNNNNNNNNNNNNNNNNNNNNNNNNNNNNNNNNNNNNNNNNNNNNNNNNNNNNNNtgcacgcacgcacgcacagagacacacacacacacagacacacacacacagacacacacacatgttttcttcttttattCCTAACCAAGTGCCCACAATCTTCATCATACGGTACATAATTATGCTTGCTTCAATAACATGGTCCCGGCTAAGGACTAGATTATATCAACAGATTATCCTGTTTGCAGGATCCCAAAAGCTTTGCtcctgaaaaataaaataaaacaagagATGTACCTTGTAAGTTAACATATCTCAACTTCTCTAATTTAGAACTGGGCTACATTTGCATTTCAATGGGAGAAACATACATGCCCCCATTTGTTTGGATAGTTTTGTGTGGATGCTAGGCTAGGGCATGGTCGATCACTATAATTATTGATAGTTACGAGAAGTGATTGAGTTGAGATCGACCACTATATAGCTCTGAGCTAGGACCTGCTGATATTTCACATTTATAAAAACTGTAGACAAGAGACAAGGATCCGGTTGGGTTTTGGTTACCTTGATTGATGCATCAGTTCCAAGCCCCCTGGCCCTGGGTGTTGTAGTTGGggaaagggaccctgccggagtcgATCAGCTTGATGTCGCCGTCGAGGATCTCGTAGTGGCGGCGCACCTCGTCGGCCATCTTGGTCCCGCCCATGGCGCGGGACACCTTGAGCCAGCGGTCGGGCGTGCCCTCGCCATAGTAGGCGAGTGCATTCTCGAACAGCTTGTTATCCTTCTTGCTCCACTCCGCGTTGGCGCCGCCGCGGGATGAGCTCCTCGACCCAGAAGACATCTCCAACAGGATCGGAATTGGTATGTTTCTCGGAAACCGAGCTAAGTTAGCGCTGAGGTTTTTGCACTTGAGAAGCTCCAGTGGTAATGGTTTGATGATCTCTGTGCTGCTTGAGTGCCCGCTATTTATAGGAGCTTGTGGCGCTCGTATGGTCGGGCTTGGCGACTGAAAGGTCAGTGAGGCTAAttagattctgattctgaacttttTTGGACGAAGGTTCTTCCTTTGGAATGTAGATTCTGGTGCTGCGGTGCGCCTGGGAACAAAGGAGCACGATCCATCCACACGTCAACATCTCAAATGCATGCATGGCCCGTTATTTTTTGTTTTCTTGAACTTGCAGCAAAGAGTCAGGTTTCTTATCTACTGGGTCCTGCCTTGCATTTCGATCATTTTGCAACAAGATTCAAAAGTCCAACAGGTGCCATTTCGAAAGAAAAAGTCCAACAGGTAGcgttttaccgaaaaaggctttcgccccgctttataaataaagcaaaccgccaagaGCACACAAACATAGACTAGTtcagcgcgcacacacacacaagtcACATAACGAGGAGTACAAAGGTTCTGCTGAggacacagctcaacaagcccagaaaaacaacaaacaaaaaaaGGACGCGGCCAAGGCACGGCGTCTAATCCGGCTCCGGGGGtggcggagggggcggcggcgataGACGGACGGCCATCGAGCGGAGATCGGCGATGAAGGCGGTGATGGCGTCGCGGTcctgagggcggctaagcggccgccatagCTACAAGTAACCAGACAGTTTGAAGAGAGCGTCAGTAGCCCGTCGAAGAGGAACACGCtggatcacaagcttattgcgaatCGTCCAAAGGGTCCACGCAAGAACCCCAATCtcgagccacctaatgtggcgagaaggGGAAGGGGAGTTTTGGAGTTCGGCAAAGAGGTCGgggaagttggtgtggcaccaatCGCCTCCCACAGTTTTCCTAAAGCAGCTCCACAAGAATTGAGCTGAGACAcaggagaagaagatgtgattcgaGTCTTCGGGGGTACCGCACAGGGGGCAAAGGCCGGACCCAGGGCCATTGCGTTTGCGGACCTCCACCCCAGACGACATCCTACCGCGAATCCATTGCCACATAAAGATCCGAATTTTCAGTGGCAAACGGATGGACCAGACCGCCGTAAGGGGGGGAGGGACGGAGGAGGGGGCAATGGCCGAGTAGAGGGACTTGGTGGAGAATTGGCCCGAAGGCTCAAGACGCCACCGAACCTTGTCAGGGCCCGCATCCAACTCCGGTTCGTGGAGGGCGATGCAGTCGAGCAGCTCCATCCACGCGGCGGCTTCCGGAGGCCCAAATGGCCTCCGAAAGGCGAGGCGCCttaagtcaataagggccctctCATCGGTCACTGCACCAACGTGGCACCTTCCGGCCGGGCCGATGGGCAACATGACAACGTCTGCACACTCTCAAGCTGCTCATCGACGTGATAAGCAAATGCTCATGCCTCTTGGAGGGTGCAGTAGCTCAGGGCCACGCGCTATGGATCGAGCGAGATACTGGATAGAGAGATAGGCTAGCTAGGATGGCGGGTGGGTATAGGAACGATCGAGCCGAGAGAATCTACGGCACATCTTGAATGGGATGCCCTTTTTGGCAGGGGAAAAAGGAGTAAATATTCTGAATCCTGGCTGAAGTGATGTAGAGATCGCGTGGATTCCAATCCCGCAAGTTGGTGCCTGGAATCTGAGAGGTTCCGTTGGCAGATTTGGGATCCAGTTTGATTGCTGCAGATTGTACATGGTGGCTGCGTGAGCTAGTCAAGACACAAAGCATAGACCACGGGCACGTCCGTGATAGTTGAGAGCGGCACTGCAAACCCTGTAAAAAAACACTCGACGAACAGTGATCTCCTTGCTGTGAGGTTGCTAGGTAGTACACAGCAGAAGCGAGCTGACAACGAGAATTCAACATGTGAAGCAGCGTATATGTATTTTAGAAAGCATGAGCTCTGCCTTGCTAGCAAAAATTCGCCCTAAGTAGCTGACAAGATGCATTTCAGAAAGGAGGTTTAAAGATCAGAATATGACGGGGAGATCCTGTCATCCTGAAACCGCGCTTTATGCAGATTATATTCCAGGGACATCGATCTGCTCGGCCCAATGCATCCCGGTCTACTGTAGTGGGGCAAGATGCCCGGTTTAATTCTTTGGTCCATGGCGAGCACCAGACGGTCCCGAGCGGCTCCACGTGAGCTAGCTTCTGCCGTGAAGATGGAATATGTGGCAGCGAAATCTCTGCATGGCCGCATTGAAAAATTTCGGAATTCCATGGCCCCCGTGGACAACCGAGGAACATGAGCAGAGCCACAGGACCATGGATAAAAGGCATCGCAACCTCATCATGGCATATGGCCAAATTCCTTCTCCAAACATGTAGGAATCGTGGCTAGGGAGATTCATTCTTTCTTTTTGGTCTTAGAAGTTGGAATAGATTCTGCCAATTGGCGGCTACACATTGGATGGTTGGAATTATGCCATGATGCAAGGTGCATCAACAGCTACTGCTACAAAGAACTTTGGGCTGCAAAAATGTGGTCTagtatgttttattttatttttgaaagcATTGCCCTAAAGCTCTTTATTCGTTAGGTGGCACCTTATCTGATTGGAAATAATCTATTAGATGGCCAGGGATTACATCATACGtaactcaaagttcatcaaatttaggAGCAGATCGCGCACAAGAATGGGCTAAAGAATTAGCACCTGCGCCCAGCAAATACTAGCTTAAACCCCTGGAAAGAGTGGAGCATCGATCTCATCTCCTTCATGATATGAACTCCTCCAGATTTGTCATCTTTGGTATCCCATAGTTGCTGCACCATCTGGCAATCAGTCTCAACAGTAATAAACTGAAAAGTGAAAACCACGCTCCAACGCAAGCACGATTGCATCTCTGCAAGCAAGAAGCACACAAGAAGCATGATATTTTCGGAAAGGAGGTTAAAAACCCGGGCCTCTTCATCAATAGATGGACACAGTCacctttatttaattatttaacaaAGATGTGACAAAAACATACACCAAACAACCTGAAGCCACCACCCGAAACTACAAACTGGATAATGAGGAATGCCATCACTCCCCACCATTTAGAATCCGGATCACCGCCGATCCATACGCATGAATTACCAGGAGCATAGACCTGATGCAGCAGACCTAAAGTGTACACCACATGCACATACTTCAGAAGCCGTCACCACCATCGGTCCGCTGACCCATCCAGGAAAGAGATCCGTATTATACTTGCCAAGCCGGCCAGCCATCGATGCCGCCACGGCGCCAAacatgccaccgccttgcgctcgtCCATCCAATCGCATCCGTCTCCAAGACTGAGCTGCACCATGCCGCCAAGACCCGCCGTTGTCGATGCGGTAGATACCATGCCGCTCCACCTGTCAACCTCCACACAACCATCGTCACTGGAGCCCTTGTCTGAAGCCCACCGGGCACAGACACACTCTCCCTAAAACCAAAACCTTCCAAGATGGCACCTCCATGGAGGGTACGACGCGCATGGCACCACTGCAGCCCAATCCAAGGCTGAAAACAAAGATGAAGTTTGGTTTTGGGATGATACTTAAACATGCTTGTGGCTTCATTGTTTGTTTTGTCTATGCAGAAATAATATAGTCGATAATAATACGGGAACACACGAGCTCCTAGATCTGCCACTGACGAGGAAGGAGGCTAGATCACACTTATTCACCGTTGTTGTCATTGTTGTCGAAGACACAATGCCAGCCGGCTGAAATAAGGCCTAAACCCGCAGAACCTCGAAATAtgttttcgccccgctttataaatatagCAACCACCAAGTTTAAGAGCAACACATGAAATAAAGTTGTTTGCTCGGGCATCAACACAAACACACCCAAAAAAGCATAAATGAAATAAGAAAAAAAACCACCAAGTGGCAGGCCTGAACCTACAGAAAGCACGACTTGAACGTGGGGCTCCATCGACCCACCTACTCATTGATATCCGCAAGGCCATCATGAGGAGAGGGGTCTCTAGAGAATGGCGGCAAGAAGGAGAACTTCGGGAATCGCCTCTGCTTGTTTTCTTGGATTCAATATGTTTAGCAAGGCTTGGAGGGTCATCGAGAAGTAAGTAACTCAAGTTTGACAAAGATCAATGCAATATTTAAGGTTCATGGACTGATTAAGATCACGGGCTAAAAGATTAACCGGTAGAGAAAATTGCAGCAATATTTAGGCCTGCAGGCACAATTCTCCTGCAAAATCGGCGCTATCTCCCGCCATTTTGGGAGGCAAGCAAATAACATGGCAGTTTCTAAACGGCGATAGCAGTGCAATAGCATTGATTTCGCAAGCGGTTTAATTGGCACCTTAATCTTCCAAATATTTTTTCTATGGAACACCAATCATCGTATTGTTGAGGTCCCGTGTAAACCCGGTATTAGTATTCAATCATCATTTGAATAAATCTGGTGTTTGTGATAAGTTGACCAACATCAACCTACACACCAAATGTAATCACGTTACCCAATTTTCCCCAATCAAAGATTGTCTAATTGAATTGGATGGTTATAGGTTGTAGATCCCATAATCGAGTCCATAGTACCATTTTTTCTACGTGCCACATTATTTAACAATGGGTATAGTAGATCAAGCAGGTTGTCCCCAACCAAGTGTCTTTGCAAAAACTCGTAGAATGGCCATCGCCAACCTCAAACGAATCTCTTTTGAATAAAGAAGACTTGGCCTTCATCAAGCCTTCCAGAAAGGGGAGTCCATTGATTTTGCTTCCACCTAAGATAGAGTTTTGGAATATAGATACTTACTATGAATAAGCTCTTGCCATACACCCTCCTCATTAATTTATTAGCAACTTGTATAGCCATTTACTAAGCAAGTGCTTATTTTTTATCTTTAAGTTATCAATACCCTAACCACCTTGATCCTTTGTCCAACAGATGATATCCCACTTATCTATTAAGTACTTCTATTTGTGCTCATATCGCTGCCAGAAGAACCTAGATCAATAAAATCAAGCCTTTTAAATACCCCTTTGGGCATTTCAAAAAAAGGACAACATAAACATGGGTAGACTTGTGAGAATAGTGTTGATAAGAGTCAATCATGCCCCATATGACATGAGTTCCCCCTTCCAACTGTTGAGCTTCTTTTCAAAACGATCTTTGATTATTTTCCATTCTTTGTNNNNNNNNNNNNNNNNNNNNNNNNNNNNNNNNNNNNNNNNNNNNNNNNNNNNNNNNNNNNNNNNNNNNNNNNNNNNNNNNNNNNNNNNNNNNNNNNNNNNNNNNNNNNNNNNNNNNNNNNNNNNNNNNNNNNNNNNNNNNNNNNNNNNNNNNNNNNNNNNNNNTACATAAATGGAAGAGATTCCACCTCACAACCGAAGAGTTGGCTATATTCATTCTCTGTTTCCTTGACCCTTCTAAAGAAAAATAGCTCTCTTTTATGGAAATTTATTTTGAGACGCGAAAGCTGCTCAAAAAGACAAAGAGTCAACTTCATGTTTTCACTTAATACAGATTGCAAATGTTCATatagttttctataaacttggtcaaacttttaaaatttgactttagtcaaaGCTAATATGCAGAAtaaataaaacggagggagtacacaagttATCAGATGGCACATAGTCATACTCACATCTAGTCCATCTTCGTCGGAAGCAAATCAATAATGATAACATGTAAAGTTCAGCTAGCTCTGGGGGGTTCCCTACGCCGCCTCGTTGCGATCCACCGCCTGCATCGCCGTCCTCTAGAATATTTGGAAGAGCAGGAATGTCAAAGCCTTCCGCGCGCAAAACCTCATGCCCCTTGATGTGATCCGCAACATCTCTGTTGATGTCTCGCTCTGGAGGTGGCAATGCTCTCGCACTATCCACTACCAGAAATTATCTAGTTGCCGACGGCCTCATCTATGCCGAGGGCGCCCGTCGGCATAAATGGACATATGCCGACGGCCAAGGGCAGGCCGTAGGCGTAGAATAGCCGTCGGCATATGtgtatctatgccgacgggggccgtcggcatatcaCGGCCGTCGGGACAGCTCGCGGTACGCCTACGGGGACCGTCGGCATAGaagaggccgtcggcatagaaaggGCCCACCTACCCGATTAGCGGCGACCGTTTGACGGCGTCAAAACTACGCCGACGGGGGataacggcggccgtcggcatagaattTCTAACATCACCGATCCACGCCGTCGACACATCATCGATCCGAGGGAGTGAGGGCCTGTGGTCTGGAagagatatgccgacggcatagccgtcggcatagtcctAGCCCATGCTATCTGCCACGTCATCAATCCGCGTGcaatgccatgtcatcgatccgtgggatcgTAGCTCCGTGtgcgcagctatgccgacggccttgccgtcggcatacctttatttttttatttttagtttatataTTTATTATTTTGTATTTTTTCACAACATAAATGTGCCTTATCTAAACAGAAAACATGCCCcgatggtatatcgattgcccccctcacggacgtcactgccgccgtgtcacggaggggggaaacgATCGACATGGAGGGAATCTGGTTAGAGGGGGGATTCGGGGTGgccttcggggtgtagctatgcTACCGAAACATCGCATGGGTCccgatgcatgtgtgaaagtgttCTGGCATGCGTAGACGCTCGTCTTGGGgctccagggtgtggccccctccacggaaggcagagccgccgtcacttggaggggggaaggtgcgggtgcggtggaaccggagggaatctagtgTTGGGTTGGGTCCAAACCGTGTAAGGGGATGttgctatgggctgacctatcgCAACCAGGCGGAAGAGTCCACCGGTCAAAGCCCGCCCGACGAAAGTCAAAGGACTAGATCTACTCGTCNNNNNNNNNNNNNNNNNNNNNNNNNNNNNNNNNNNNNNNNNNNNNNNNNNNNNNNNNNNNNNNNNNNNNNNNNNNNNNNNNNNNNNNNNNNNNNNNNNNNNNNNNNNNNNNNNNNNNNNNNNNNNNNNNNNNNNNNNNNNNNNNNNNNNNNNNNNNNNNNNNNNNNNNNNNNNNNNNNNNNNNNNNNNNNNNNNNNNNNNNNNNNNNNNNNNNNNNNNNNNNNNNNNNNNNNNNNNNNNNNNNNNNNNNNNNNNNNNNNNNNNNNNNNNNNNNNNNNNNNNNNNNNNNNNNNNNNNNNNNNNNNNNNNNNNNNNNNNNNNNNNNNNNNNNNNNNNNNNNNNNNNNNNNNNNNNNNNNNNNNNNNNNNNNNNNNNNNNNNNNNNNNNNNNNNNNNNNNNNNNNNNNNNNNNNNNNNNNNNNNNNNNNNNNNNNNNNNNNNNNNNNNNNNNNNNNNNNNNNNNNNNNNNNNNNNNNNNNNNNNNNNNNNNNNNNNNNNNNNNNNNNNNNNNNNNNNNNNNNNNNNNNNNNNNNNNNNNNNNNNNNNNNNNNNNNNNNNNNNNNNNNNNNNNNNNNNNNNNNNNNNNNNNNNNNNNNNNNNNNNNNNNNNNNNNNNNNNNNNNNNNNNNNNNNNNNNNNNNNNNNNNNNNNNNNNNNNNNNNNNNNNNNNNNNNNNNNNNNNNNNNNNNNNNNNNNNNNNNNNNNNNNNNNNNNNNNNNNNNNNNNNNNNNNNNNNNNNNNNNNNNNNNNNNNNNNNNNNNNNNNNNNNNNNNNNNNNNNNNNNNNNNNNNNNNNNNNNNNNNNNNNNNNNNNNNNNNNNNNNNNNNNNNNNNNNNNNNNNNNNNNNNNNNNNNNNNNNNNNNNNNNNNNNNNNNNNNNNNNNNNNNNNNNNNNNNNNNNNNNNNNNNNNNNNNNNNNNNNNNNNNNNNNNNNNNNNNNNNNNNNNNNNNNNNNNNNNNNNNNNNNNNNNNNNNNNNNNNNNNNNNNNNNNNNNNNNNNNNNNNNNNNNNNNNNNNNNNNNNNNNNNNNNNNNNNNNNNNNNNNNNNNNNNNNNNNNNNNNNNNNNNNNNNNNNNNNNNNNNNNNNNNNNNNNNNNNNNNNNNNNNNNNNNNNNNNNNNNNNNNNNNNNNNNNNNNNNNNNNNNNNNNNNNNNNNNNNNNNNNNNNNNNNNNNNNNNNNNNNNNNNNNNNNNNNNNNNNNNNNNNNNNNNNNNNNNNNNNNNNNNNNNNNNNNNNNNNNNNNNNNNNNNNNNNNNNNNNNNNNNNNNNNNNNNNNNNNNNNNNNNNNNNNNNNNNNNNNNNNNNNNNNNNNNNNNNNNNNNNNNNNNNNNNNNNNNNNNNNNNNNNNNNNNNNNNNNNNNNNNNNNNNNNNNNNNNNNNNNNNNNNNNNNNNNNNNNNNNNNNNNNNNNNNNNNNNNNNNNNNNNNNNNNNNNNNNNNNNNNNNNNNNNNNNNNNNNNNNNNNNNNNNNNNNNNNNNNNNNNNNNNNNNNNNNNNNNNNNNNNNNNNNNNNNNNNNNNNNNNNNNNNNNNNNNNNNNNNNNNNNNNNNNNNNNNNNNNNNNNNNNNNNNNNNNNNNNNNNNNNNNNNNNNNNNNNNNNNNNNNNNNNNNNNNNNNNNNNNNNNNNNNNNNNNNNNNNNNNNNNNNNNNNNNNNNNNNNNNNNNNNNNNNNNNN
It encodes:
- the LOC119297566 gene encoding protein RADIALIS-like 3 encodes the protein MSSGSRSSSRGGANAEWSKKDNKLFENALAYYGEGTPDRWLKVSRAMGGTKMADEVRRHYEILDGDIKLIDSGRVPFPNYNTQGQGAWN